A single genomic interval of Helicoverpa armigera isolate CAAS_96S chromosome 13, ASM3070526v1, whole genome shotgun sequence harbors:
- the LOC110378163 gene encoding uncharacterized protein LOC110378163 isoform X7, translated as MRLSSYYNQLWDLGDGTVNMDKMTEAQKTAYLEAHVAVQQHMAQAAAAARREQQQQQQQQQQQQQQQQQQQQQQQQQQQQQQQQQQQQQQQQQQQQQQQQQQQQQQQQQQQQQQQQQQQQQQQQQQQQQQHQQQQNNNNNNARHHQEMQKSSQIIFPQQTQNGNAHQGHPSPPTVSSTQHHYATINSPIKVPQVSSSTGGPDSTFTVPDDVGMGFEGGVRVLQSLGNCSFDFARSPEVTHNIPRPNLIPFTEPYAEGGSMHPGTRLKALQTTTVRKHPAIKPTSSTSEGSKAFECTVCGKGLARKDKLTIHMRIHTGEKPYVCEVCNKAFARRDKLVLHMNKLKHITPSNIAPLGKRTITIPPLKLDDVKPQLTKQEDTKPSQAEIAAAAAAAQQQQQQQQQQQQQQQQQQQQQQQQQHSHQQPIQVCQVPGHNFTNTNLVHTSAASAAVAAATAGMVVSWSCELCGRLFATRDEWSAHAKSHLPDTKLLQDKMQQATQHQQQEKVHLSNQEKLQLLHHHNQNQQILNGHGIATASVSTATVVNEGGGGGGGGAYFTHGHTHYAPERQHTHAHHLCLMCRQEFAGKAEFMFHVRGHFEGKVSDIAAADVLARSLVDNSGLCT; from the exons ATGCGTCTGAGTTCCTACTATAATCAACTATGGGATCTTgga GATGGGACGGTTAACATGGACAAAATGACGGAAGCTCAAAAAACAGCATACCTAGAAGCGCACGTTGCCGTCCAACAACATATGGCACAAGCAGCAGCCGCTGCACGCCGTGAACAGCAGCAACAGCAACAAcagcagcaacaacagcaacaacaacaacaacagcagcagcagcagcaacagcaacagcaacagcaacagcaacagcagcagcaacagcaacaacaacagcagcagcaacaacaacagcagcagcaacaacagcagcaacaacagcaacagcagcagcaacaacaacagcagcagcagcaacaacagcaacagcagcagcagcagcaacaacagcaGCATCAGCAgcagcaaaataataataacaataacgcAAGACATCACCAAGAAATGCAG AAGTCAAGTCAGATAATATTCCCGCAACAAACTCAGAATGGCAATGCTCATCAAGGTCACCCATCGCCGCCCACAGTTAGCTCGACTCAACATCACTATGCCACTATCAATTCTCCGATAAAAGTACCTCAAGTGAGCTCCAGTACTGGTGGTCCAGACAGCACGTTTACCGTACCTGATGATGTGGGCATGGGATTCGAAGGAGGCGTTCGAGTTCTACAAAGTCTTGGCAATTG ttcGTTTGATTTCGCCAGGTCGCCAGAAGTGACGCACAACATACCGAGGCCAAACTTGATTCCTTTTACGGAACCTTACGCAGAGGGAGGATCGATGCACCCGGGGACTAGATTAAAAGCGTTACAAACAACTACTGTTAGAAAACATCCAGCCATTAAACCTACTAGCTCAACAAGTGAAG GAAGTAAAGCGTTTGAGTGCACAGTTTGCGGCAAAGGCTTAGCTCGTAAAGATAAGTTGACGATTCACATGCGAATACATACAG GAGAAAAGCCGTACGTTTGCGAAGTATGTAACAAAGCGTTCGCCCGCCGAGATAAACTAGTGCTACATATGAACAAACTGAAACACATAACGCCATCGAACATAGCGCCTTTAGGTAAAAGAACCATCACAATACCAC CGTTAAAGCTAGATGATGTGAAGCCACAGCTAACTAAGCAAGAGGACACAAAACCAAGTCAGGCAGAAATAGCAGCAGCTGCTGCCGCTGCTCAGCAACAGCAacaacagcagcagcagcaacaacaacagcagcaacagcaacaacagcagcagcaacaacaacaacactCACACCAACAGCCGATCCAGGTGTGCCAGGTACCTGGACACAACTTTACG AACACAAACCTGGTGCACACTAGTGCAGCAAGCGCGGCCGTGGCAGCGGCGACTGCTGGCATGGTGGTGTCCTGGTCCTGCGAACTGTGTGGGAGATTGTTCGCGACTAGAGACGAGTGGAGTGCCCACGCCAAATCACACCTACCTGATACTAAACTGCTACAGGATAAAATGCAGCAAGCCACGCAACATCAG CAACAGGAAAAGGTTCACTTATCAAACCAGGAGAAGCTACAACTACTCCACCATCACAATCAGAATCAACAGATTTTGAACGGTCACGGGATTGCGACGGCATCCGTGTCCACAGCCACCGTGGTCAACGAAGGGGGAGGCGGGGGAGGAGGAGGGGCGTATTTCACACATGGACACACACACTACGCCCCAGAAAGACAACACACACATGCGCACCATTTGTGTCTTATGTGCAGGCAGGAGTTCGCTGGCAAAGCAGAGTTTATGTTCCATGTGAGAGGGCACTTCGAGGGCAAAGTGAGCGACATCGCGGCAGCTGATGTGTTAGCCCGTTCTTTAGTAGACAATTCTGGGCTGTGTACCTGA
- the LOC135117702 gene encoding uncharacterized protein LOC135117702, whose amino-acid sequence METASLRIKFTPLLQKNPENNSKCCLEIVPEVSCLQNLDKLIWRQETNFIEYRIPITCKVILKKRQALHDGCDDAVKTYHSCVDLLLTSSKSTLNLGSGDVSKIISDTYILNKALDDIKSKQLFIKSLTDGNKDLDRNPVFHKATCTSVPLKELETEEVLSIKDEKEGTKSHHRHMSEDAILHNASLNKITNTENIYPIFSDTLERCNANILTAPVKKSLKHDATRRLSLSPICSLSTQESRFVNKIVVSKAVTCKIYDSHKDSGSSATPSDLSHDNQTNNTMSAIIDVSSQSSKRLRFKCRAPPEMRVAEYKQFIENEMLPMKMILNDLLSKCSALGISLCKRSSKPSLMFKAVSSCSESPEITKSEEFAKSNRVIYSVVFDG is encoded by the exons ATGGAAACTGCATCTCTAAGAATTAAATTCACACCTCTCCTGCAAAAAAATCCTGAAAACAATTCAAAATGTTGTTTAGAAATTGTGCCAGAAGTATCATGCTTACAAAACTTAGACAAACTCATTTGGAGACAAGAGACTAATTTTATAGAGTATAGAATACCTATAACGTGTAAAGTGATCTTAAAGAAACGGCAAGCACTCCACGATGGCTGCGACGATGCCGTCAAGACGTACCACTCGTGTGTCGACTTGCTACTCACATCTTCAAAGTCTACGCTCAATCTTGGATCCGGAGACGTCTCGAAAATAATAAGCGATACTTACATTCTAAATAAAGCCCTAGATGATATCAAAAGTAAACAACTTTTTATCAAGTCTCTAACGGATGGCAATAAAGATTTAGATAGAAATCCTGTTTTCCACAAAGCAACATGTACTTCAGTGCCCTTAAAAGAACTCGAAACAGAAGAAGTTTTAAGTATCAAGGATGAAAAAG AAGGAACAAAGTCCCACCATCGCCACATGTCTGAAGACGCTATACTGCATAATGCATCATTgaataaaatcaccaatacAGAAAACATATATCCAATATTCAGCGACACCTTAGAAAGGTGCAACGCTAATATACTCACTGCACCTGTAAAGAAATCACTAAAACATGACGCCACACGAAGGCTAAGTTTATCTCCAATATGTTCGCTGAGTACTCAAGAATCTCGATTCGTGAATAAAATTGTGGTGTCTAAAGCTGTAACCTGTAAAATATACGATTCTCATAAAGACTCAGGAAGTTCTGCTACTCCGAGTGATTTGTCACACGACAATCAAACCAATAACACAATGTCTGCGATTATTGATGTGTCCAGCCAATCATCAAAAAGATTAAGATTTAAATGCAGAGCACCTCCAGAAATGAGAGTTGCGGAGTATAAACAGTTTATCGAAAACGAAATGCTACCAATGAAAATGATTCTTAATGATTTATTGTCTAAATGTTCCGCACTCGGAATATCATTATGCAAAAGGTCTTCAAAACCAAGTTTGATGTTTAAAGCAGTATCGTCGTGCAGTGAAAGTCCAGAGATTACGAAATCTGAAGAATTTGCAAAATCAAATCGTGTTATTTATTCTGTTGTGTTTGATGGATAA
- the LOC110378165 gene encoding titin homolog, with translation MNNQQALVDQIVENLAFVIEAVPKNKLNRSTSFSQSTPLNVKIKVRKKEELLYQYAQNISTLPDGTETNTQRVRLVSSDHTIMNFDVFMKDELEKKPPRKFHKQVFDKLRPGICLGADDDEYIYMPSSSYSANVTAPAVDTKSDGTLKQTFTLSKNKYPNFTVSDEPVKKWPFGKCKPGGCLDPPFSEDKYAYKPSTRSGPESIDKESSISKLEGKNADVVERDVPRGCLDPPFSEDKYAYKPSTRSGPERYDTEPNNSDDVKSDVSRDQSPTKVRYEDARTESKRSSFFESGFFKKKRRFSDKSTSTLEKFDSTSKLNPVESPKNSVSDDGSESIITYPPKISSDLGISDNKTNRSKGPSEDRSRKSFNDFHSEPYFIPPKGIHRIKEKETLNQNDSPKHRPSEVSESKRKESTKTPIFIPIPVPIPLRPDKVEPEDDTKKYDTLPTQDENLVDKIIMPDKELKQISNLRPESITAKNEDTANVQQPDISLSDSNSVDSKRKPDEKTDKVTNLIKEKEALNKTDSPKRRSSDVSNTQGSDENAVDKIVTPDKSVTTDNEDLANVQQQPDMSPSDSYKSNTKTQPAEKKDRKNSIDRNTKAGSFITPIPVPVPVKVESNTSNTDSTLTENNSSKSSLPLITNSDEKVSPIPKKNLRTTTDSVDQEKSQSKTTLSEVPTIKADLKSDDVGSRDFKTDDNISTVPKTDDNISTVPQTDDNISTVPKTDDNISTVPQTDDNISTVPKTEDNISTVPKTDDNISTVPQTDDNISLKKKEEDSSSPSLKEEDDISPMPSIKEEGDIKQSYEDPNTMSSTPKEVVNENTGSDKDFQEEIKVDISNNEDQKEKPILAKTEDMTTIPKEIPRSPLIEIPKSPRNDESASYITAPILIEKTEPSNNFGQNKRVVSETSILIKPIADGKDQTKGIDNDKKAIPFVTKDNNDEKVGSKSDVYSLEKISSATSGQKIEKVPSFDKHEYIGKDLDSVEIIQKPLKTSEDAGLDSSNASTSTLKSVLKKDVMSVELGFHSFLNDQNMRVLRTFDTAAAPTRYPNDSVTVIRSQIRVSSKEIRIPIDSDHDFSIQIKKANTNQRVSISDSGFITVDSDGSTKQRPPTQSHEGGVDSQEQQQNIQSDVPDKRVIDLYERELMPLQIIIKELRDEIDVLAAQQTSFKDNMFCPNKPKLPRLEHSHKKCIGCVKK, from the exons ATGAATAACCAACAAGCGTTAGTGGATCAAATAGTAGAAAATTTAGCATTTGTGATAGAAGCTGTGCCTAAAAATAAGTTGAACCGATCTACCAGTTTCTCACAGAGTACACCGcttaatgtgaaaataaaagttagGAAAAAAGAGGAATTACTGTATCAATATgcacaaaatatttcaacattacCTGATGGCACTGAAACTAATACTCAGAGAGTACGATTGGTCAGTAGTGATCATACTATTATGAATTTCGACGTGTTCATGAAAGATGAACTTGAAAAGAAACCACCACGGAAGTTTCATAAACAAGTTTTTGATAAGCTAAGACCAG GAATATGTTTAGGAGCGGACGATGATGAATACATTTACATGCCCAGTTCGTCATATAGTGCCAATGTAACTGCACCTGCTGTAGACACTAAATCAGACGGAACTTTGAAGCAAACATTTACTCTTTCTAAAAACAAGTATCCAAATTTTACAGTCTCAGATGAGCCAGTGAAGAAGTGGCCTTTTGGCAAGTGTAAACCAG GGGGATGCTTAGATCCACCATTTAGTGAAGATAAATATGCGTACAAACCTAGTACGAGATCGGGACCTGAAAGTATTGATAAGGAATCGAGCATTTCGAAACTAGAAGGAAAAAATGCAGATGTTGTTGAACGTGATGTACCCA GGGGGTGCTTAGATCCACCTTTTAGTGAAGATAAATATGCTTACAAACCCAGTACGAGATCGGGACCTGAAAGATATGATACGGAACCGAACAATTCAGACGATGTTAAAAGTGACGTATCCAGGGATCAAAGTCCCACCAAAGTACGCTATGAAGATGCCAGGACTGAAAGCAAACGCAGTTCCTTTTTTGAAAGTGGGTTCTTCAAAAAGAAACGAAGATTTAGTGACAAATCTACAAGCACTTTGGAAAAATTCGATTCAACTTCAAAGCTTAACCCTGTGGAGTCACCTAAAAATTCTGTAAGCGATGATGGTTCTGAATCCATAATTACGTACCCACCAAAAATATCAAGCGATTTGGGGATCAGCGATAATAAAACGAACAGGAGCAAGGGTCCTTCTGAAGACAGATCTAGAAAATCATTCAACGATTTTCATTCGGAGCCTTACTTTATTCCACCTAAAGGAATACATcggataaaagaaaaagagacTTTGAATCAAAATGATTCACCGAAACATAGGCCTTCCGAGGTTTCGGAATCAAAGAGGAAAGAATCCACTAAAACGCCTATTTTTATTCCCATACCCGTTCCTATTCCTTTAAGACCTGACAAGGTGGAACCTGAAGATGATACCAAAAAATATGATACATTACCAACGCAGGATGAAAACTTAGTAGACAAAATTATAATGCCAGACaaagaattaaaacaaatatctaATTTAAGACCGGAATCTATTACGGCCAAAAATGAAGACACCGCCAATGTTCAACAACCTGATATTTCTCTTAGTGATAGTAATTCAGTTGATAGCAAACGAAAGCCAGATGAAAAAACAGATAAGGtaactaatttgataaaagaaaaagaagcatTGAATAAAACAGATTCGCCAAAACGTAGATCTTCCGATGTTTCGAATACGCAAGGTTCAGATGAAAACGCAGTAGACAAAATTGTAACTCCAGACAAATCTGTTACAACGGACAATGAAGACCTTGCCAATGTTCAACAACAACCTGATATGTCTCCGAGTGATAGTTATAAAAGTAACACAAAAACTCAACcagctgaaaaaaaagatagaAAAAACAGCATAGACAGAAATACAAAAGCAGGCTCATTTATTACGCCAATCCCAGTCCCAGTCCCAGTAAAAGTTGAATCAAATACATCAAATACAGATTCCACATTGACAGAAAATAACTCAAGTAAAAGTTCACTACCGCTTATTACTAATAGTGATGAAAAAGTAAGTCCAATTCCAAAAAAGAATCTTCGTACTACCACCGATTCTGTTGACCAAGAAAAGAGTCAAAGTAAGACTACATTATCTGAAGTACCAACCATAAAAGCAGATTTGAAATCTGATGATGTTGGTTCTCGTGATTTTAAAACTGATGATAACATTTCAACTGTTCCTAAAACTGATGATAACATTTCAACAGTTCCTCAAACTGATGATAACATTTCAACAGTTCCTAAAACTGATGATAATATTTCAACAGTCCCTCAAACTGATGATAACATTTCAACAGTTCCTAAAACTGAAGATAACATTTCAACAGTTCCTAAAACTGATGATAATATTTCAACAGTTCCTCAAACTGATGATAACATTTCCTTAAAGAAAAAAGAGGAGGATTCATCCTCTCCCTCTTTAAAGGAAGAGGACGACATTTCGCCCATGCCTTCTATAAAAGAGGAGGGTGATATTAAACAATCATATGAAGATCCTAATACCATGTCTTCAACACCAAAAGAGGTAGTAAATGAAAATACTGGTTCTGATAAAGACTTTcaagaagaaataaaagttgACATAAGTAACAACGAAGATCAAAAAGAAAAACCTATACTCGCTAAAACAGAAGATATGACCACCATACCAAAAGAAATACCACGCTCACCCTTGATTGAAATTCCGAAATCTCCACGAAACGATGAAAGTGCAAGTTACATTACAGCTCCGATTCTTATTGAAAAAACGGAACCATCAAATAATTTTGGACAAAATAAAAGAGTTGTCAGTGAAACTAGCATACTAATTAAACCAATTGCCGATGGAAAAGATCAAACTAAGGGCATTGATAATGATAAGAAAGCAATACCTTTTGTAACTAAAGACAATAATGATGAGAAAGTTGGATCGAAATCAGACGTATACTCTTTGGAAAAGATTTCTTCAGCAACGTCAGGacaaaaaattgaaaaagtacCTTCCTTTGACAAACATGAATACATAGGTAAAGACTTGGATAGTGtagaaattattcaaaaaccCTTAAAAACTTCTGAGGACGCAGGGTTAGACTCTTCTAATGCATCAACAAGCACATTAAAAAGCGTTCTAAAAAAAGACGTCATGTCTGTGGAATTGGGTTTTCATAGCTTTTTGAATGACCAAAATATGAGAGTTCTGCGAACATTCGATACGGCTGCTGCACCAACTCGTTATCCTAATGATTCGGTGACAGTAATAAGGTCTCAAATAAGAGTATCTTCAAAAGAAATTAGGATCCCTATAGATTCGGATCATGATTTTTCGATACAGATCAAGAAAGCAAATACCAATCAACGTGTTTCTATAAGCGACTCTGGATTCATAACTGTGGACAGCGATGGGTCAACAAAACAAAGACCGCCTACACAAA GTCATGAAGGAGGTGTGGATTCACAAGAGCAACAACAGAATATACAGAGTGATGTTCCAGACAAAAGGGTTATAGATTTATACGAACGAGAGTTAATGCctttgcaaataataataaaagaattaaGAGATGAGATCGATGTGCTGGCGGCCCAACAAACCTCATTCAAAGATAATATGTTTTGCCCAAACAAACCTAAATTGCCTCGTTTGGAACACtcacataaaaaatgtattggGTGTGTGAAAAAATAA
- the LOC110378172 gene encoding synaptic vesicle glycoprotein 2B translates to MEDKINTVAEDVDNKDKYAADLDQALAVAGIGWYNIKYCLALALFLIAAIVEPVGYSFVLPAAMCDLNMTDGQRGFISSIPYIGIVATSFPWGYLVDTRGRKRVVIYASLLAGVFGMTAAFMPNLISFAACKFVTSLCIACPAAVPYTFIGEILPAKYRDVVLSITNALQISGSALVPLLAWGILPLDFRIDFGLYYFRPWRLLAIIYSSVFILAAVLLTFGPESPKYLVSQGKLDEALKVLQTMYAGNKRKAPEDYPIKRLDAPQFEKQKTGFLTSLKVQSLPLLKPPYLKWFALNGFLLFGIFAVLNGLYMWVPDVLNRVLTGDGEGMTACDVIFDRLNQTIAEDAECVDTIENITFVISSVANVSCAVIAVAVSSTVKIIGKKRLLISVYLLIGTFCVLINFITQDMLFAVLLSSFPIMGLAIGPVNAYAVEFFPTNLRGMAVSLTMMLGRTGSIIGTNVAGLLLNAVCELTFYLFGGLLILCGVLSFLLPGAQKTPTNQKQLPLEDMTRL, encoded by the exons atggaagataaaataaatactgttgcTGAAGATGTTGATAATAAGGATAAATATGCGGCGGATTTGGATCAAGCCTTGGCAGTGGCAG GAATCGGATGGTACAACATAAAGTACTGTTTAGCATTGGCCCTGTTCCTGATAGCAGCTATCGTGGAACCAGTTGGCTACTCCTTCGTGCTGCCAGCAGCGATGTGTGATCTCAACATGACTGATGGCCAAAGAGGATTCATCTCATCTATACCTTATATAG GTATCGTGGCCACATCATTTCCATGGGGCTACTTAGTAGACACTCGTGGACGAAAGAGAGTGGTCATATACGCCTCGCTACTGGCTGGGGTCTTTGGAATGACAGCTGCATTCATGCCAAACCTCATAAGCTTTGCAGCATGCAAATTCGTCACATCACTTTG CATAGCCTGCCCAGCGGCGGTGCCTTACACGTTCATCGGTGAGATCCTGCCGGCTAAGTACAGAGATGTGGTGCTCTCCATCACAAACGCTCTGCAGATCAGCGGCTCTGCTCTAGTGCCTC TACTGGCTTGGGGTATACTGCCACTAGATTTCCGGATAGACTTCGGACTATATTACTTCAGGCCATGGAGACTCCTTGCAATTATATACTCTTCAGTCTTCATACTGGCAGCAGTGCTACTGACATTTGGTCCCGAAAGTCCAAAGTATTTGGTATCACAGGGCAAACTAGATGAAGCACTTAAGGTTCTTCAAACGATGTATGctggaaacaaaagaaaagctcCTGAAGACTATCCA ATCAAGCGGCTGGATGCTCCTcagtttgaaaaacaaaagaccgGTTTCCTAACTTCATTGAAAGTACAAAGCTTGCCGTTactcaaaccgccatatttgaAATGGTTTGCACTGAACGGTTTTCTTCTGTTTGGCATATTTGCAGT ATTAAATGGTTTATACATGTGGGTCCCAGATGTGCTAAACCGAGTCCTAACTGGCGACGGCGAAGGTATGACAGCCTGTGATGTCATCTTCGACCGACTTAACCAG ACGATAGCAGAAGACGCTGAATGCGTAGACACAATAGAAAACATAACATTCGTCATCAGCTCAGTGGCAAATGTAAGCTGTGCCGTAATAGCCGTGGCAGTCAGCAGTACAGTCAAGATTATTGGCAAGAAACGACTCTTGATCTCCGTCTACCTCTTAATAGGGACGTTTTGTGTTCTCATCAATTTTATAACGCAAGACATGCTCTTTGCTGTCCTTCTGTCCTCGTTCCCGATTATGGGGTTGGCTATAGGCCCTGTCAACGCTTACGCTGTAGAATTCTTCCCTACGAATTTGAG AGGCATGGCTGTGAGTTTAACCATGATGTTGGGTCGAACAGGCTCGATAATAGGCACTAACGTCGCAGGACTGCTTCTGAACGCGGTCTGCGAATTGACATTCTATTTGTTTGGAGGATTACTTATAC taTGCGGTGTGCTCTCATTTTTACTGCCGGGAGCACAAAAGACGCCTACAAATCAAAAGCAACTGCCATTAGAAGATATGACCCGACTATGA
- the LOC110378167 gene encoding WW domain-containing oxidoreductase, whose amino-acid sequence MHNIDSDSEDELPSGWEQKSTEDGSVYFINTCTNKTQWTHPRTGRKKEIPKELPFGWSKSVDDEGKPVYVHKETGNKTYVDPRLAFATDAKEHVHDFRQRFDASSTAFQVLHGVDLSGKYALVTGSNAGIGYETAKSLARHGCNVLFANRNMEGTQQAIQTIVQETKASEDDLKSIHLDLTSLQSVKKCAAAIKTVFSDHLDIVILNAGVFGLPYTETGENIEITCQVNHLSHLYLAILLEPLLRKGSRVIFVSSESHRFADLKNVFTLQNIAMPKDSYSSMMAYNNSKLYNVITAKVLSEEWRDKGICVNSLHPGNMVYTNLSKSWWLFRLAFFLVRPFTKSMQQAAATTVYAATAAELEGVTGLYFNNCFYCEESALARDKSLAHELFAMSLKMIAARVGPEGLQKYLDKYASTQPVDKGESEGKQQSSNT is encoded by the exons ATGCATAACATAGACTCTGATAGTGAAGATGAGTTACCGTCAGGGTGGGAGCAAAAGTCAACTGAAGACGGCAGTGTTTACTTTATAAA CACTTGTACCAATAAGACGCAATGGACACATCCAAGAACTGGTCGGAAGAAGGAAATTCCAAAAGAATTGCCTTTCGGCTGGTCGAAATCTGTGGACGATGAAGGCAAGCCGGTGTATGTTCATAAGGAGACTGGGAACAAAACATATGTGGACCCTAGGTTAGCATTCGCTACAGATGCTAAGGAACATGTGCATGACTTTAGACAGAGGTTTGATGCTTCTTCCACTGCTTTTCAG GTGTTACATGGTGTGGACTTATCAGGAAAATATGCACTTGTAACTGGTTCCAATGCTGGCATTGGCTATGAAACTGCCAAATCACTGGCCAGACACGGGTGCAATGTTCTATTTGCAAATCGCAACATGGAAGGCACACAGCAAGCCATACAGACCATAGTGCAGGAAACCAAAGCTTCAGAGGATGATTTAAAATCTATTCACTTAGATTTAACCTCCTTACAGAGTGTGAAGAAATGTGCTGCAGCAATTAAAACGGTTTTCTCAGA ccACCTTGACATAGTAATACTAAATGCAGGTGTATTTGGTTTACCATATACTGAAACCGGAGAGAACATTGAGATTACGTGCCAAGTCAACCATCTTAGCCACTTATACCTGGCTATATTGTTAGAGCCTCTCTTAAGAAAAGGCTCTAGAGTGATATTTGTGTCTTCAGAATCACACAG GTTTGCTGATCTGAAGAATGTATTTACACTGCAAAACATTGCAATGCCCAAAGATTCCTATAGTTCTATGATGGCTTACAACAATTCCAAGTTGTATAATGTTATTACTGCTAAg GTGCTAAGTGAAGAATGGAGGGACAAAGGCATATGTGTGAATTCTCTTCATCCAGGAAACATGGTGTACACAAACTTAAGCAAATCATGGTGGCTCTTCAGACTAGCATTTTTCTTAGTCAGACCTTTCACTAAATCTATG CAACAAGCCGCCGCAACAACAGTCTACGCAGCAACAGCCGCCGAGTTAGAGGGCGTCACTGGCTTATACTTTAACAACTGCTTCTACTGCGAAGAGTCAGCTCTCGCACGTGACAAAAGCTTAGCGCACGAACTATTCGCCATGTCGCTCAAAATGATCGCCGCTAGAGTTGGCCCCGAAGGCCTACAGAAGTACTTGGATAAGTACGCGAGCACACAGCCTGTTGATAAAGGAGAATCCGAAGGAAAACAACAATCTTCGAATACATAA